One window of the Microvirga mediterraneensis genome contains the following:
- a CDS encoding phosphatase PAP2 family protein, whose translation MNTLLAPATRLWLRLRLNEVGPLLSLSACGFFAWAFIALADEVREGETHALDSRLLLALRDPQNPANPLGPSWLEESARDFTGLGGYAILTLITLAAVIYLLMAGKRGAALLVLVAIVGGTLLSTGLKIGFERPRPDLVPHATRVYTASFPSGHAMMSAITYLTLGALLARVEKSRRVSTFIMGLAIITTLLVGVSRVYLGVHWPSDVLAGWAVGAAWASLCWFVALQLQRRGQVEKPGEITPPSDAKPE comes from the coding sequence ATGAACACGCTTCTCGCCCCCGCCACGCGCCTGTGGCTTCGCCTGCGCCTCAATGAAGTCGGCCCGCTTCTGTCGCTGTCCGCCTGCGGCTTCTTCGCCTGGGCGTTCATCGCGCTCGCCGACGAGGTGCGGGAAGGGGAAACCCATGCCCTCGACAGCCGCCTCCTGCTGGCCCTGCGCGATCCGCAGAACCCGGCCAATCCGCTCGGGCCCTCCTGGCTCGAGGAATCGGCCAGGGACTTCACCGGCCTCGGCGGCTATGCGATCCTGACGCTGATCACCCTGGCGGCGGTCATCTATCTGCTCATGGCCGGCAAACGTGGCGCGGCCCTCCTTGTCCTGGTCGCCATCGTCGGCGGCACGCTCCTGTCCACCGGCCTGAAAATCGGGTTCGAGCGCCCCCGACCGGATCTCGTGCCGCATGCCACGAGGGTTTACACCGCGAGCTTTCCGAGCGGCCATGCCATGATGTCGGCCATCACCTACCTGACCCTCGGCGCCCTGCTGGCCCGCGTGGAGAAGAGCCGGCGCGTCAGCACCTTCATCATGGGCCTGGCGATCATCACGACCCTCCTGGTCGGCGTCAGCCGGGTCTATCTCGGCGTGCACTGGCCGAGCGACGTTCTCGCCGGCTGGGCCGTCGGCGCCGCCTGGGCGTCCCTGTGCTGGTTCGTGGCGCTCCAGCTGCAACGGCGGGGGCAGGTCGAAAAGCCGGGCGAGATCACGCCGCCCTCCGATGCTAAGCCGGAATGA
- a CDS encoding regulatory protein RecX — protein sequence MTDETGKPLRKPPRQVTPAYLQRAALAYLERYASSAENLRRVLRRKVDKRCRLRGEDPAGFRDMIDEVVEKSIRSGLIDDARYAEARVATLRRRGGSARAIQAKLSAKGVDRTAIAAALEGEDGDEEQAARAFARRRKLGPFRPGERAPYRDKDLAAMARAGFRFDVARDVIDRDPDDDPDG from the coding sequence ATGACGGACGAGACCGGCAAGCCCCTCCGCAAGCCGCCGCGGCAGGTGACGCCCGCCTACCTGCAGCGGGCGGCGCTCGCCTATCTCGAACGCTATGCTTCCTCGGCCGAGAACCTGCGCCGCGTGCTGCGGCGCAAGGTGGACAAGCGCTGCCGCCTGCGCGGCGAGGATCCGGCCGGGTTCCGGGACATGATCGACGAAGTGGTGGAAAAGAGCATCCGCAGCGGCCTCATCGACGATGCCCGCTATGCGGAAGCCCGGGTCGCCACCCTGCGGCGCCGGGGCGGCTCGGCCCGCGCCATCCAGGCCAAGCTCTCCGCCAAGGGCGTCGACCGCACGGCCATCGCGGCCGCCCTGGAAGGGGAGGACGGGGACGAGGAGCAGGCCGCCCGCGCCTTCGCCCGTCGCCGCAAGCTCGGGCCGTTCCGGCCCGGTGAACGGGCGCCCTACCGCGACAAGGACCTGGCCGCGATGGCGCGGGCTGGCTTCCGCTTCGACGTGGCCCGGGACGTCATCGACCGGGATCCGGACGACGATCCCGACGGCTGA
- a CDS encoding GNAT family N-acetyltransferase, which produces MTAISTIAASIPIVETERLVLRGHRTEDFADCFTLWTDPDVTRFIGGKPSTQEEVWGRLLRYVGHWAMLGFGYWVITEKDTGRFVGEVGFADFRREIDPSLDGMPEIGWVIAPACQGKGYATEAAQAAIRWGEKHFGPVRTACIIAPENGASIRVAERCGYREFRRTTYKGNPTVMFVRDNAKS; this is translated from the coding sequence ATGACCGCCATCTCCACGATTGCCGCTTCCATCCCGATCGTCGAAACCGAGCGCCTCGTCCTGCGGGGCCATCGGACGGAGGATTTCGCCGATTGCTTCACGCTTTGGACCGACCCGGACGTGACGCGGTTCATCGGCGGCAAGCCTTCCACGCAGGAAGAGGTCTGGGGACGGTTGCTGCGCTATGTGGGCCACTGGGCGATGCTCGGCTTCGGCTACTGGGTCATCACGGAAAAGGACACCGGCCGTTTCGTGGGCGAGGTCGGGTTCGCCGATTTCAGGCGCGAGATCGATCCCTCCCTCGACGGCATGCCGGAAATCGGCTGGGTAATCGCGCCCGCATGCCAGGGCAAGGGCTACGCCACCGAAGCCGCCCAGGCGGCGATCCGGTGGGGCGAGAAGCACTTCGGCCCCGTCCGCACGGCCTGCATCATCGCGCCGGAGAACGGAGCCTCGATCCGCGTGGCGGAACGATGCGGCTACCGGGAGTTCCGGCGCACCACCTACAAGGGGAACCCGACGGTCATGTTCGTGCGGGACAACGCGAAATCGTAA
- a CDS encoding DUF1345 domain-containing protein, whose translation MSIINQVRLRPRLLGATLVGILVFAVLPSSWSVSSRVLVAWDLGVVFYLALTGAMAARSSTAMMQNRAAREDEAAAVVLALMLAASVASLAAIAVELAGIRDGGIGGQGFRLAIAGITILCSWFFVHTIYAIHYAHEYYGDKGERQGLAFPHKEKPDYWDFFYFSFNLGAAAQTSDVVIVSKRMRRLALAHTILSFLFNTTVLALAVNVGAGLL comes from the coding sequence ATGTCGATTATCAATCAGGTCCGCCTGCGCCCACGGCTCCTCGGAGCGACTCTCGTCGGCATTCTGGTCTTCGCGGTCCTGCCGTCCTCCTGGTCCGTCAGTTCGCGCGTGCTCGTGGCCTGGGATCTCGGTGTCGTGTTCTATCTCGCGCTGACGGGCGCCATGGCGGCGCGCTCCTCGACGGCCATGATGCAGAACCGCGCCGCCCGGGAGGACGAGGCCGCCGCCGTCGTGCTCGCCCTGATGCTCGCGGCGTCCGTCGCGAGCCTTGCCGCCATCGCGGTGGAGCTCGCCGGCATCCGCGACGGCGGGATCGGCGGACAAGGCTTCCGCCTCGCCATCGCGGGCATCACCATTCTCTGTTCGTGGTTTTTCGTGCACACGATCTACGCCATCCATTACGCCCACGAGTATTACGGCGACAAGGGCGAGCGGCAGGGCCTCGCCTTTCCGCACAAGGAGAAGCCCGATTACTGGGACTTCTTCTATTTCTCGTTCAATCTCGGGGCCGCCGCACAGACATCCGACGTGGTTATCGTGTCCAAGCGCATGCGGCGCCTGGCGCTCGCCCACACGATCCTGTCCTTCCTGTTCAACACCACGGTTCTCGCGCTCGCGGTGAACGTGGGGGCGGGACTGCTTTAG
- a CDS encoding OsmC family protein translates to MNRKARAVWQGTGKDGTGHLTSDSGVLSSTPYSFKTRFENEKGTNPEELIAAAHAGCFTMALAFQLQGAGFTPTELTTEAVVSLEQEGSGFAIRKSALTLNANVPGIDRAKFEELARAAEKNCPVSKVLNAEITMDFTLA, encoded by the coding sequence ATGAACCGCAAGGCAAGAGCCGTTTGGCAGGGTACCGGCAAGGATGGCACCGGCCATCTCACGTCGGATTCCGGCGTCCTGTCGTCGACGCCCTATTCCTTCAAGACCCGTTTCGAAAACGAGAAGGGCACGAACCCGGAGGAATTGATCGCCGCCGCCCATGCCGGCTGCTTCACCATGGCCCTTGCCTTCCAGCTCCAGGGTGCAGGCTTCACGCCCACCGAGCTCACCACCGAGGCGGTCGTCTCCCTCGAGCAGGAGGGCAGCGGCTTCGCGATCAGGAAGTCGGCCCTGACGCTCAACGCCAATGTGCCGGGCATCGACCGCGCCAAGTTCGAGGAACTGGCCCGCGCGGCGGAGAAGAACTGCCCGGTCTCCAAGGTGCTCAACGCCGAAATCACCATGGACTTTACCCTGGCTTAA
- a CDS encoding TRAP transporter substrate-binding protein, with the protein MKHMTRFGLSLAGALLLAAPAVAQTKWNLPAAYPADNFHTENLNAFAKDVGDATGGKLQITVHGNASLFKAPEIKRAVQTGQAQAGEVLMSLHENEDPVYGLDVVPFLATSFDQAKKLWDVQKPAIEKKFASQGLMLLFAVPWPPQGIFAKKDINTVEDLKGVKWRSYNPGTARIAELVGAQPVTVQAADLPQALATGVVTTFMTSGATGYDSKVWESLSHFYDTQAWIPKNLTFVNKAAFDALDKPTQEAVLKAAKAAEERGWKTAQEKTKWYVDQMAAKGMKIQPPSPALKAGLQKVGEQLTQDWLKKAGPDGQAIIDSYKKAVM; encoded by the coding sequence ATGAAACACATGACACGCTTCGGACTGAGCCTCGCGGGAGCCCTGCTCCTGGCGGCGCCCGCGGTGGCGCAGACCAAGTGGAACCTGCCCGCCGCCTATCCGGCGGACAATTTCCATACCGAGAACCTGAACGCCTTCGCCAAGGATGTCGGCGACGCGACCGGCGGCAAGCTGCAGATCACGGTCCACGGCAATGCCTCGCTCTTCAAGGCGCCGGAGATCAAGCGCGCCGTGCAGACCGGGCAGGCCCAGGCCGGCGAGGTGCTGATGTCGCTGCACGAGAACGAGGATCCGGTCTACGGCCTCGACGTGGTGCCCTTCCTGGCCACGTCGTTCGACCAGGCGAAGAAGCTCTGGGACGTGCAGAAGCCGGCCATCGAGAAGAAGTTCGCCAGTCAGGGCCTGATGCTGCTGTTCGCGGTGCCGTGGCCGCCGCAGGGGATCTTCGCCAAGAAGGACATCAACACCGTCGAGGACCTGAAGGGCGTCAAGTGGCGCTCCTACAATCCCGGCACCGCCCGCATCGCCGAACTCGTCGGCGCGCAGCCCGTAACAGTGCAGGCCGCGGACCTGCCGCAGGCGCTCGCCACGGGCGTGGTCACCACCTTCATGACCTCGGGCGCCACCGGCTACGACTCGAAGGTGTGGGAATCCCTGTCTCACTTCTACGACACGCAGGCCTGGATCCCGAAGAACCTGACCTTCGTCAACAAGGCGGCCTTCGACGCCCTCGACAAGCCGACCCAGGAGGCCGTGCTGAAGGCCGCCAAGGCGGCCGAGGAGCGCGGCTGGAAGACGGCCCAGGAGAAGACCAAGTGGTACGTCGACCAGATGGCCGCGAAGGGCATGAAGATCCAGCCGCCGAGCCCCGCGCTCAAGGCGGGCCTGCAGAAGGTCGGCGAGCAGCTGACGCAGGACTGGCTGAAGAAGGCCGGCCCGGACGGGCAGGCCATCATCGACAGCTACAAGAAGGCGGTGATGTAA
- a CDS encoding TRAP transporter large permease: MVSDLSLVATAAVLFGFLLGLLALGVWIGVALILVGFAAILMVTTVPVGPVLATTVWASSASWTLAALPLFIWMGEILFRTRLSEQMFMGLAPWLNWLPGRLLHVNVVGCGVFAAVSGSSAATCATVGKIALPELKKRGYDDMMSLGSLAGSGTLGLLIPPSIPMVVYAIAANVSVIQVFLAGFLPGLVVMALYSGYIVLWSALNPGKSPPPEPRTSLAFKLRSSAKLLPVLLLIAAIFSSLIFGWATATECAAWGVTGALILAWWSGTLTWTTFVESLLSATRLTVTIMLILAGAAFTTAAMAYTGIPVALASWVESLHLSPYVLIAALTVMYILLGCLIDGISMIVLTTVVVLPMVKQAGFDLVWFGVFLIILVEMAQITPPVGFNLFVLQNMSGRDSFTIARAAVPFFFLLVAAVAIITAFPDIALWLPRTAFPE; the protein is encoded by the coding sequence ATGGTCTCGGATCTCAGCCTCGTCGCCACCGCGGCCGTTCTCTTCGGCTTCCTCCTGGGTCTCCTGGCGCTCGGCGTATGGATCGGCGTCGCGCTGATCCTCGTCGGATTCGCGGCCATTCTCATGGTCACGACCGTGCCGGTCGGTCCGGTCCTCGCAACCACCGTCTGGGCGAGTTCCGCGTCCTGGACGCTCGCGGCCCTGCCGCTCTTCATCTGGATGGGCGAGATCCTGTTCCGCACGCGCCTGTCGGAACAGATGTTCATGGGACTGGCGCCCTGGCTGAACTGGCTTCCCGGCCGCCTGCTGCACGTGAACGTGGTGGGCTGCGGCGTCTTCGCGGCCGTGTCGGGATCGTCGGCCGCGACCTGCGCCACCGTGGGCAAGATCGCCCTGCCGGAACTCAAGAAGCGCGGCTACGACGACATGATGAGCCTGGGAAGCCTTGCCGGTTCCGGCACCCTCGGCCTCCTGATCCCGCCCTCCATTCCCATGGTGGTCTACGCCATCGCGGCGAACGTGTCCGTCATCCAGGTCTTCCTCGCGGGCTTCCTGCCGGGTCTCGTCGTGATGGCGCTCTATTCGGGCTACATCGTCCTGTGGTCGGCGCTCAACCCCGGCAAGTCGCCGCCGCCCGAGCCCCGGACGAGTCTCGCCTTCAAGCTCCGGAGCTCGGCGAAGCTTTTGCCCGTCCTCCTGCTGATCGCCGCCATCTTCTCCTCGCTGATCTTCGGCTGGGCCACGGCGACGGAATGCGCCGCCTGGGGCGTGACGGGCGCGCTCATCCTGGCCTGGTGGTCCGGCACCCTGACATGGACGACCTTCGTCGAGAGCCTGTTGAGCGCGACACGCCTGACGGTCACGATCATGCTGATCCTGGCCGGCGCCGCCTTCACCACCGCGGCCATGGCCTATACGGGCATCCCCGTGGCTCTGGCCTCCTGGGTCGAGTCGCTGCACCTGTCGCCCTACGTGCTGATCGCGGCCCTCACGGTCATGTACATCCTCCTGGGCTGCCTCATCGACGGCATCTCGATGATCGTCCTCACCACGGTGGTCGTGCTGCCCATGGTGAAGCAGGCGGGCTTCGACCTCGTCTGGTTCGGCGTGTTCCTCATCATCCTCGTGGAGATGGCCCAGATCACGCCGCCGGTGGGATTCAACCTCTTCGTGCTGCAGAACATGAGCGGACGGGACAGCTTCACCATCGCCCGGGCGGCCGTGCCGTTCTTCTTCCTGCTCGTTGCCGCCGTTGCCATCATCACGGCTTTTCCGGACATTGCGCTGTGGCTGCCGCGCACGGCCTTCCCGGAATAG
- a CDS encoding TRAP transporter small permease, translated as MIRTLLDGLYRFAGYLAGVFLLAIFLLMMSLSLGRGIGVNVPAGDDFAAWSMAAMAFLGLAYTFRSGELIRIGLILDRLPAAGRRAVEIVCLAAGSAIIAFFAWHAVQMTYDSWRFNDMSQGVLAVPLWIPQLGYSLGLTILAIAFLDELVHGLRGGAPRYEKPPAATPEEIVNRAAESGL; from the coding sequence ATGATCCGCACCTTGCTCGACGGCCTCTATCGTTTCGCCGGCTATCTCGCGGGCGTTTTCCTTCTCGCGATCTTCCTCCTGATGATGAGCCTGTCCCTGGGACGGGGGATCGGGGTCAACGTCCCGGCCGGTGACGATTTCGCCGCCTGGTCCATGGCCGCGATGGCCTTCCTGGGGCTCGCCTACACCTTCAGGTCCGGGGAGCTGATTCGCATCGGGCTCATCCTCGACCGCCTCCCCGCCGCCGGGAGGCGCGCGGTCGAGATCGTCTGCCTGGCCGCCGGATCCGCGATCATCGCGTTCTTTGCCTGGCATGCCGTGCAGATGACCTATGACAGCTGGCGCTTCAACGACATGTCCCAAGGAGTCCTGGCCGTGCCGCTCTGGATCCCGCAGCTCGGATACTCGCTCGGCCTGACGATTCTCGCCATCGCCTTCCTGGACGAGCTCGTTCATGGGCTGAGGGGAGGAGCGCCGCGCTACGAGAAGCCGCCGGCCGCCACGCCCGAGGAGATCGTCAATCGCGCAGCCGAGAGCGGGCTCTAG
- a CDS encoding PRC-barrel domain-containing protein has product MASKHLMMALLGTALLSAPALAQNQPAGSSTSPNAASSTTTSGGSMSSGNWMTQEKAGQWRASKIEGLNVYNNNNEKIGDISELLVDQSGKIEAVVIGVGGFLGMGEHDVAVPFDQIKFVNEPRSNATASNTTTGTATNAPATTGSTAGSTTTTTTTTSAGNNMNRSAPDHAMLDMTKDQLKAAPEFKYAR; this is encoded by the coding sequence ATGGCTTCAAAGCATCTCATGATGGCGCTTCTCGGAACGGCTCTTCTGTCGGCCCCGGCTCTCGCCCAGAACCAGCCCGCCGGTTCATCGACCAGCCCGAATGCCGCTTCATCGACCACCACGTCGGGCGGGTCCATGTCCAGCGGCAACTGGATGACTCAGGAGAAGGCCGGCCAGTGGCGCGCCTCGAAGATCGAAGGCCTGAACGTCTACAACAACAACAACGAGAAGATCGGCGACATCAGCGAGCTGCTCGTGGATCAGAGCGGCAAGATCGAAGCCGTTGTGATCGGCGTCGGCGGGTTCCTCGGCATGGGCGAGCATGACGTCGCCGTGCCTTTCGACCAGATCAAGTTCGTCAACGAGCCGCGCTCGAATGCGACCGCGTCGAACACCACGACCGGCACCGCCACCAATGCCCCGGCCACGACGGGTTCGACCGCCGGCTCGACGACCACCACCACGACCACGACGTCCGCCGGCAACAACATGAACCGGTCTGCTCCCGATCATGCCATGCTGGACATGACCAAGGATCAGCTGAAGGCCGCTCCGGAGTTCAAGTACGCCCGCTAA
- a CDS encoding ComEA family DNA-binding protein: MRLSHLGAVLALGSLLASPAFAQTAAPGTATPGTAAKPPMTGAAPSTGAAKPMPSTTSSTSALIDINSASKDELDKLPQIGAARADAIIKGRPYRAKNELVDKKIIPQNAYDAIKDRIIAHQKS; the protein is encoded by the coding sequence ATGCGCTTATCTCATCTCGGGGCCGTTCTCGCTCTCGGCTCCCTGCTCGCCTCGCCGGCTTTCGCGCAAACCGCCGCTCCGGGCACCGCCACCCCGGGCACGGCCGCGAAGCCGCCGATGACCGGCGCGGCCCCTTCGACCGGCGCCGCCAAGCCGATGCCGAGCACCACATCGTCCACCAGCGCGCTCATCGACATCAACAGCGCGTCCAAGGACGAACTCGACAAGCTGCCCCAGATCGGCGCGGCCCGGGCGGATGCGATCATCAAGGGCCGCCCCTATCGGGCCAAGAACGAGCTCGTCGACAAGAAGATCATTCCGCAGAACGCCTACGATGCGATCAAGGACCGGATCATCGCCCACCAGAAATCGTGA
- a CDS encoding putative DNA modification/repair radical SAM protein, protein MDEKLAKKLRILADAAKYDASCSSSGAPRRKADAGGLGSTDGNGICHAYTPDGRCVSLLKILLTNYCLFDCAYCVNRRSSNVKRAKFSVDEVVTLTVEFYKRNYIEGLFLSSGIIRSPDYTMEQMLLVAKKLRRDHGFRGYIHLKTIPEASPWLIEEAGLWADRLSINLELPTEKSLERLAPEKDGASIETAMAQMFERIEEAREERRHFSPAGQTTQMIVGADDTTDADVLRTSAKLYGHYAMKRVYYSAFSPIPDSSAILPLKSPPLMRESRLYQADWLLRYYGFDVDEIAVGTDKGMLDLEVDPKLAWALKNRHRFPVDVNRAEREMLLRVPGLGARAVDKIVVARKHTTLRLEDVARLTSGLKRAKPFLITADHHPKARLDSPGLRERLVEKPEQLSLFG, encoded by the coding sequence ATGGACGAGAAGCTTGCCAAGAAGCTGCGCATCCTGGCGGACGCGGCGAAATACGATGCCTCCTGCTCCTCGTCCGGTGCGCCCAGGCGCAAGGCCGACGCGGGAGGCCTGGGCTCGACGGACGGCAACGGCATCTGCCACGCCTACACGCCGGACGGGCGCTGCGTGTCGCTGCTGAAGATCCTGCTCACCAATTACTGCCTGTTCGACTGCGCCTATTGCGTGAACCGGCGCTCGTCCAACGTGAAGCGGGCGAAGTTCTCGGTCGACGAGGTGGTGACGCTCACGGTCGAGTTCTACAAGCGCAACTACATCGAGGGCCTGTTCCTCTCCTCCGGCATCATCCGCTCGCCGGACTACACCATGGAGCAGATGCTGCTCGTGGCCAAGAAGCTGCGCCGCGACCACGGCTTCCGCGGCTACATCCACCTGAAGACCATTCCCGAGGCGAGCCCCTGGCTCATCGAGGAGGCGGGCCTGTGGGCCGACCGGCTGTCGATCAATCTCGAGCTGCCGACGGAAAAGAGCCTGGAGCGGCTGGCGCCGGAGAAGGACGGCGCCTCCATCGAGACCGCCATGGCGCAGATGTTCGAGCGCATCGAGGAGGCGCGCGAGGAGCGCCGCCATTTCTCGCCGGCCGGGCAGACCACGCAGATGATTGTCGGCGCGGACGACACCACGGATGCGGACGTGCTGCGCACCTCCGCCAAGCTCTACGGCCATTACGCCATGAAGCGCGTCTATTACTCCGCCTTCAGCCCGATTCCGGATTCGAGCGCCATCCTGCCCCTGAAATCGCCGCCGCTGATGCGCGAGAGCAGGCTGTACCAGGCCGATTGGCTGCTGCGCTATTACGGCTTCGACGTGGACGAGATCGCGGTCGGGACCGACAAGGGCATGCTCGACCTCGAGGTCGACCCGAAGCTCGCCTGGGCGCTGAAGAACCGCCACCGCTTTCCCGTCGACGTGAACCGGGCCGAGCGCGAGATGCTGCTGCGCGTCCCGGGCCTGGGGGCGCGGGCCGTGGACAAGATCGTGGTGGCGCGAAAGCACACGACGCTGCGCCTGGAGGACGTCGCCCGCCTCACCTCGGGGCTGAAGCGCGCCAAGCCCTTCCTCATCACGGCCGACCACCACCCGAAAGCGAGACTCGATTCCCCCGGCCTGCGCGAGCGGCTGGTCGAGAAGCCGGAACAGTTGAGCCTGTTCGGGTGA
- a CDS encoding UdgX family uracil-DNA binding protein (This protein belongs to the uracil DNA glycosylase superfamily, members of which act in excision repair of DNA. However, it belongs more specifically to UdgX branch, whose founding member was found to bind uracil in DNA (where it does not belong), without cleaving it, appears to promote DNA repair by a pathway involving RecA, rather than base excision.), which translates to MRSIKDDESKPMNLHRITLSAGADLDGFRQALRRLIAEELAPQHVVFAVDDAPGLFGVEAMGDAPPVTIPKGVARLIEHVVCHRDPERYALLYQLVWRVLNGERDLLDVASDPLVHRIDLMARSVRRDLHKMHAFVRFRRMPGEDLERFAAWFEPEHFILEAAASFFVDRFRSMDWTILTPVGSMHWDRRALTFGPPGQRDEAPAEDSFEEGWRGYYESVFNPARVNPTAMRAEMPKKYWRNMPETAAIPGLIQTASRRVERMIEQEATMPAKRTPERALEAMWDQEPKSLEDLNAIIAKAGPLVLGATQAVFGEGPAHAEIVFVGEQPGDQEDLQGRPFVGPAGKLLTKAMKEAGIDREQAYLTNAVKHFKFEQRGHRRIHSKPTAGEVKHYRPWLMKELELVKPKLVVALGATALLALTGKATPITRSRGRARFGPYEGYVTVHPSYLLRLPDEATKREAYEAFLNDLRRVHDLAKADLETGELPFAAE; encoded by the coding sequence ATGCGCTCCATCAAGGATGACGAGAGCAAACCCATGAACCTCCATCGCATCACTCTTTCAGCCGGCGCCGATCTCGATGGTTTTCGCCAGGCGCTGCGGCGGCTGATCGCCGAGGAACTAGCACCGCAGCATGTGGTCTTCGCCGTCGATGACGCACCGGGTCTGTTCGGCGTGGAGGCGATGGGCGATGCGCCTCCGGTCACGATCCCGAAGGGCGTCGCGCGGCTGATCGAGCATGTGGTCTGCCACAGGGACCCGGAGCGCTATGCGCTGCTCTATCAACTGGTCTGGCGGGTGCTGAACGGCGAGCGGGACCTGCTCGACGTCGCGAGCGACCCGCTCGTTCACCGCATCGACCTGATGGCGCGGTCCGTGCGGCGCGACCTGCACAAGATGCATGCCTTCGTGCGCTTTCGGCGGATGCCGGGCGAAGACCTCGAGCGTTTCGCCGCCTGGTTCGAGCCCGAGCACTTCATCCTGGAGGCGGCGGCTTCCTTCTTCGTCGACCGGTTCCGCTCCATGGACTGGACGATCCTCACGCCCGTCGGCTCGATGCACTGGGATCGCCGCGCCCTGACCTTCGGTCCGCCGGGACAGCGCGACGAGGCTCCCGCCGAGGACAGTTTCGAGGAAGGCTGGCGCGGCTATTACGAAAGCGTGTTCAACCCGGCCCGGGTGAACCCCACCGCCATGCGGGCCGAGATGCCGAAGAAGTACTGGCGCAACATGCCCGAGACGGCGGCGATCCCCGGCTTGATCCAAACCGCCTCCCGGCGCGTTGAACGGATGATCGAACAGGAGGCGACGATGCCCGCCAAACGCACCCCCGAGCGTGCTCTTGAGGCCATGTGGGATCAGGAGCCGAAGAGCCTGGAGGACCTCAACGCCATCATCGCCAAGGCCGGTCCTCTCGTGCTGGGCGCGACCCAGGCGGTGTTCGGCGAGGGCCCGGCCCATGCCGAGATCGTCTTCGTCGGCGAGCAGCCGGGCGACCAGGAGGATCTGCAGGGCCGCCCCTTCGTCGGACCCGCCGGCAAGCTCCTGACCAAGGCCATGAAGGAGGCCGGCATCGACCGCGAGCAGGCCTATCTCACCAATGCGGTGAAGCATTTCAAGTTCGAGCAGCGCGGGCACCGGCGCATCCATTCCAAGCCCACGGCCGGCGAGGTGAAGCATTACCGGCCCTGGCTGATGAAGGAGCTCGAACTGGTGAAGCCCAAGCTTGTGGTGGCGCTCGGAGCGACGGCTCTTCTGGCGCTGACCGGAAAGGCGACGCCGATCACCCGCTCGCGCGGACGGGCCCGGTTCGGGCCTTATGAAGGCTACGTCACCGTGCACCCGTCCTATCTGCTGCGCCTGCCCGACGAGGCGACCAAGCGGGAGGCTTACGAGGCGTTCCTGAACGACCTGCGCCGCGTTCACGATCTCGCGAAGGCCGACCTGGAAACCGGAGAGCTGCCGTTCGCCGCGGAATAG